A stretch of the Psychroserpens sp. Hel_I_66 genome encodes the following:
- a CDS encoding HYC_CC_PP family protein, with amino-acid sequence MKQVFHKILSISMAFVVMFTTMSFTVDMHYCGDNLVDFSLFSKAEGCGMEKAQPVKSCENPKMTEKSCCTDQQIVKEGKDDLKISFDTLSFEQQTFIAAFTYSYINLFEGTESEEVPFEDYPRPFVKRDVQVLHQTFLI; translated from the coding sequence ATGAAACAAGTGTTCCATAAAATATTATCCATTTCGATGGCTTTCGTAGTGATGTTCACTACAATGTCATTTACTGTGGATATGCACTATTGTGGGGATAACTTGGTAGATTTCAGTTTATTCTCAAAAGCTGAAGGTTGCGGAATGGAAAAAGCGCAACCCGTTAAAAGTTGTGAGAATCCTAAAATGACTGAAAAGTCTTGTTGTACTGACCAGCAAATTGTCAAGGAAGGCAAAGACGACCTCAAAATATCTTTTGATACCCTTTCGTTCGAGCAGCAAACGTTCATCGCTGCTTTTACCTATTCTTATATTAACCTTTTTGAAGGAACCGAATCTGAAGAAGTTCCTTTTGAAGATTACCCGCGACCCTTTGTCAAACGGGATGTGCAAGTGCTGCACCAGACTTTCTTAATTTGA
- a CDS encoding efflux RND transporter permease subunit — protein sequence MLNKSIKFLIENKLVAVLILALFVGWGVVNAPFNWETGFLPTDPVAVDAIPDIGENQQIVFTKWQGRSPQDIEDQITYPLTTSLLGIPGVKTIRSSSMFGFSSIYIIFEEDIEFYWSRSRILEKLNSLPANLLPDGVNPSLGPDATGLGQIFWYTLEGRDKDGNVTGGWDLQELRSIQDYYVKYGLSSAGGVSEVASIGGYVQEYQVDVDPEKMRQYNIGLSAIVKAVKQSNQDIGAQTLEINQAEYLVRGLGYVKSVADIENAVVTSENFTSIRIKDIATVHLGPQTRRGILDKEGAEVVGGVVVARYGANPLEVINNVKAQIAEISSGLPTKTLADGRTSQVTIVPFYDRTELIQETLDTLNEALTLEILITILVIIIMVFNLRASILISGLLPVAVLMVFITMKLFNVDANIVALSGIAIAIGTMVDVGVILAENMIRHLEDEKLRLNENGKEYSTNEIIYNATAEVSGAILTAVLTTIISFLPVFTMIGAEGKLFRPLAFTKTMALTASLIIALFIIPPIAAFLFRKTSVRERTQYAINSALVLLGILAIVYGYWLGLILIAFAITSFLKMRGTLSRKRKNLIDIIISSVAIVFLLATYWRPLGFDRSIVMNLIFVSIICFGLLGVFSIFRIYYERILRWALQNRYLFLIVPATVLTLGILIMRNTGKEFMPALNEGSFLLMPTSLPHAGVEENKRVLQQLDMAVASIPEIETVVGKSGRTESALDPAPLSMYENVIQYKSEYMRNKNGERQRYRVNDDGLFVLKNDKFIINPNNEIDDDANYEASQLKTNATHSDLIEDGSGEYYRNWRPEIDSPDDIWNEIVKVTKFPGVTSAPKLQPIETRLVMLQTGMRAPMGIKVKGPDLKTIEAFGLQLEDILKQAEGVKEQAVFADRIVGKPYLLIDIKREQLARYGVSVMDVQEVLKVAVGGMPLTQTVEGRERYAVRVRYPRELRANPDDLKNIYVPVEKGSPVPLGELVEIRYEQGPQVIKSEDTFLIGYVLFDKLDGFAEVDVVENAQALIQENIDNGSLVVPQGISYRFTGTYENQLRAEKTLSVVVPLCLLVIFLILYFQFRSVSTSLMVFTAIAVAFAGGFIMIWLYGQEWFFNFGFFGENLRDLFNMKTINLSVAVWVGFIALFGIATDDGVVMATYLDQSFKSNEPDNKKAIRLATLEAAGKRIRPCLMTTVTTVLALLPVLTSTGKGSDIMIPMAIPIFGGMIIDITSYFLVPVLYSWKKEYQLKRANK from the coding sequence ATGCTGAATAAGAGCATTAAATTTCTCATAGAAAACAAACTTGTTGCCGTTCTAATACTCGCGCTATTTGTGGGTTGGGGTGTGGTCAACGCACCCTTTAATTGGGAAACCGGCTTTTTGCCCACAGACCCAGTTGCCGTAGATGCCATACCTGACATTGGCGAAAACCAGCAGATTGTTTTTACCAAATGGCAAGGCCGCTCGCCACAGGATATTGAAGACCAAATTACATATCCGCTTACCACTTCCCTTCTCGGTATTCCGGGCGTGAAAACCATCCGTAGTTCTTCTATGTTTGGATTTTCCAGCATTTACATCATTTTTGAAGAAGACATTGAGTTCTACTGGTCACGCAGTCGTATACTCGAAAAGCTGAACTCACTTCCTGCAAACCTTTTACCCGATGGTGTCAACCCATCTTTAGGTCCAGATGCCACAGGTTTGGGACAGATATTTTGGTACACGCTGGAAGGTCGCGATAAAGACGGCAACGTAACAGGCGGTTGGGATTTACAGGAATTGCGTAGCATACAGGATTACTATGTAAAGTACGGACTATCATCTGCAGGTGGTGTTTCCGAAGTAGCGTCTATCGGCGGTTATGTTCAGGAATATCAAGTAGATGTGGACCCAGAGAAAATGCGCCAATACAATATTGGATTAAGTGCCATTGTCAAAGCCGTTAAGCAGAGCAACCAAGATATTGGTGCACAAACATTGGAAATCAATCAGGCCGAATATCTGGTTCGTGGTTTGGGCTATGTAAAATCCGTTGCAGATATTGAGAATGCCGTGGTCACTTCAGAGAATTTTACGTCTATCCGAATAAAAGACATCGCAACTGTTCATTTGGGACCGCAAACTCGTCGTGGTATTTTAGATAAAGAAGGTGCCGAAGTTGTGGGCGGTGTGGTCGTCGCTCGCTACGGTGCAAATCCGTTGGAAGTAATCAATAATGTCAAGGCTCAAATCGCCGAAATAAGTTCTGGACTTCCTACAAAAACCTTGGCAGATGGTCGCACTTCACAAGTAACCATCGTTCCATTTTACGACCGTACAGAACTCATTCAAGAAACGCTGGACACGCTCAATGAAGCCCTGACTTTGGAAATCTTGATTACCATTTTGGTCATTATCATAATGGTATTTAACCTGCGTGCATCCATCCTAATTTCAGGATTGTTGCCAGTAGCTGTTTTGATGGTTTTTATCACGATGAAACTCTTTAATGTAGATGCAAACATCGTCGCCTTGTCAGGTATCGCCATTGCCATCGGTACAATGGTGGACGTGGGCGTGATACTCGCCGAAAATATGATACGGCACTTGGAAGATGAAAAGTTACGGCTTAATGAAAACGGTAAGGAATACAGTACAAACGAAATCATCTACAACGCAACTGCCGAAGTTTCTGGTGCTATCCTAACCGCAGTTTTAACAACAATAATCAGTTTCCTGCCCGTATTCACGATGATTGGTGCCGAAGGAAAACTGTTCCGCCCGCTTGCCTTTACCAAAACAATGGCACTCACGGCATCCCTTATCATTGCGCTGTTTATCATTCCACCCATCGCGGCTTTCCTATTCCGCAAGACGAGTGTACGAGAACGCACTCAATATGCCATCAACAGCGCACTTGTGTTATTGGGGATTCTCGCTATCGTTTACGGCTATTGGTTAGGACTAATTCTTATCGCCTTTGCCATAACTTCATTTTTAAAGATGCGTGGTACGCTTTCGCGAAAGCGTAAAAATCTAATCGACATTATCATTTCATCGGTTGCCATCGTATTCTTGCTCGCTACGTATTGGCGACCGTTAGGCTTTGACCGAAGCATCGTGATGAACCTGATATTTGTATCCATTATCTGTTTTGGACTGCTCGGTGTATTCTCAATTTTCAGGATATACTACGAGCGTATTTTGAGATGGGCACTTCAAAACCGATATCTATTCTTAATCGTTCCCGCTACGGTGCTCACGCTCGGTATTCTCATAATGCGAAATACGGGCAAAGAGTTTATGCCAGCGCTCAATGAAGGCTCGTTCCTGCTGATGCCTACATCCTTGCCACACGCAGGTGTTGAAGAAAACAAGCGTGTACTACAACAGCTCGATATGGCTGTGGCAAGTATTCCTGAAATTGAAACCGTAGTAGGTAAATCGGGTAGAACAGAATCTGCTCTTGACCCTGCGCCACTCTCGATGTACGAAAACGTCATTCAGTATAAATCTGAATATATGCGAAACAAGAATGGCGAGAGACAACGCTACCGCGTAAACGATGATGGTTTATTTGTTCTGAAAAATGATAAATTCATTATTAATCCAAATAATGAAATCGATGATGACGCTAATTATGAGGCGTCGCAACTAAAAACAAATGCAACCCATAGCGATTTAATTGAAGACGGCAGCGGTGAATATTACCGAAACTGGCGGCCAGAAATCGACAGCCCAGACGATATCTGGAATGAGATTGTGAAAGTGACCAAATTTCCAGGGGTGACTTCTGCACCAAAACTACAACCTATCGAGACAAGGCTCGTAATGCTTCAAACAGGTATGCGTGCGCCTATGGGTATAAAAGTTAAAGGGCCAGACTTGAAAACAATAGAAGCTTTTGGCCTACAGCTCGAAGACATTTTAAAACAAGCCGAAGGTGTTAAAGAGCAAGCTGTATTTGCAGACCGTATCGTTGGGAAGCCCTATTTACTTATTGATATAAAGCGAGAACAACTCGCCAGATATGGCGTTTCTGTAATGGATGTGCAGGAAGTTCTTAAAGTAGCTGTTGGCGGGATGCCACTCACACAAACCGTGGAAGGTCGTGAACGCTATGCCGTTCGGGTTCGTTATCCACGAGAGTTACGGGCAAATCCAGACGACCTTAAAAATATCTACGTTCCCGTAGAAAAAGGCAGTCCTGTACCGCTGGGCGAACTGGTAGAGATACGATACGAACAAGGTCCACAAGTCATTAAAAGTGAAGACACTTTTCTAATCGGCTATGTGCTGTTTGATAAACTCGATGGCTTTGCCGAAGTCGATGTGGTAGAAAATGCCCAAGCCTTGATTCAAGAAAATATTGACAACGGTTCGCTGGTCGTGCCGCAAGGTATTAGCTATCGTTTTACCGGAACTTATGAAAATCAGTTGCGAGCAGAAAAAACCTTGTCGGTTGTCGTACCACTCTGTTTGCTGGTTATTTTCTTGATTTTGTATTTCCAGTTCAGGTCGGTTTCTACATCGCTTATGGTCTTTACCGCCATTGCCGTAGCCTTTGCAGGTGGTTTCATTATGATTTGGTTGTATGGGCAAGAATGGTTTTTCAACTTCGGCTTTTTCGGCGAAAATCTGCGGGACTTATTCAATATGAAAACCATCAATTTAAGTGTGGCCGTATGGGTAGGTTTTATCGCCCTGTTCGGTATTGCAACGGATGATGGTGTGGTAATGGCCACTTATTTAGACCAATCTTTCAAAAGCAACGAGCCAGATAATAAAAAAGCCATACGTCTCGCCACCTTGGAAGCCGCAGGAAAACGTATCCGCCCGTGTTTAATGACAACCGTTACGACGGTGCTGGCACTACTGCCCGTACTCACATCTACAGGAAAGGGAAGCGATATAATGATACCAATGGCAATACCCATTTTCGGTGGGATGATTATAGATATTACATCCTACTTTTTAGTACCAGTATTATATAGCTGGAAAAAAGAGTACCAACTTAAACGAGCAAACAAATGA
- a CDS encoding TolC family protein has translation MKNIKIITCLLFVSAFAKAQQLQSYIEEAQSNNPEIQAFELRYNIAEEKVNEANWLPNTEVSAGYFVSEPETRVGAQRARIGFKQMLPWFGTITARENYASSMADAEYVEIIIAKRKLALSVAQSYYRLYEIQAKQRVLDKNIKLLETYERLALTSVEVGKASSVDVLRLQIRQNELQQQKEVLEEEFGSEQITFNKLLNRDGTMMVDVVTLMEIPSENAVSGRDALSLNPELLKYDKLYESIAQSELLNQREALPMFGFGVDYLPVSERADMNPIDNGKDILMPMVSVSIPIFNNRYKSISRQNDLRQQEIETQKAQRLNVLESAFAKAISQRNQARIAYNTQENNLKQAEDAEEILIKNYETGSIDFNDVLDIQELQLKFQLNQVESIQKHYTQSAIVNYLIN, from the coding sequence ATGAAAAATATAAAAATTATTACCTGTCTTTTGTTTGTTTCCGCTTTCGCGAAAGCGCAACAACTACAATCATACATTGAAGAGGCACAATCTAACAACCCCGAGATTCAAGCCTTTGAACTGCGCTATAACATCGCCGAAGAAAAAGTGAACGAAGCAAACTGGCTGCCTAATACTGAAGTGAGTGCTGGGTACTTTGTCAGTGAGCCCGAGACCCGTGTTGGGGCGCAGAGAGCACGTATTGGCTTTAAGCAAATGTTGCCTTGGTTCGGGACCATAACGGCAAGGGAAAATTATGCCAGTTCAATGGCTGATGCTGAATATGTGGAAATCATAATTGCCAAAAGAAAACTGGCACTTTCTGTAGCTCAATCCTATTATCGTTTGTATGAAATACAAGCAAAGCAAAGGGTGCTCGATAAGAACATTAAACTATTAGAAACCTATGAGCGTCTTGCCCTTACATCGGTTGAAGTAGGCAAGGCATCTTCTGTTGACGTTTTGAGATTACAGATTCGTCAAAATGAATTGCAACAGCAAAAAGAGGTGCTCGAAGAGGAATTTGGGTCAGAACAAATCACCTTCAATAAGCTACTCAATCGTGATGGAACTATGATGGTTGATGTGGTCACATTAATGGAAATTCCAAGTGAAAACGCCGTATCTGGTAGAGATGCACTATCACTTAATCCTGAACTGCTTAAATATGATAAACTCTACGAATCGATAGCACAATCTGAATTGCTCAACCAGCGTGAGGCATTACCTATGTTTGGTTTTGGCGTTGATTATCTACCAGTGAGCGAGCGAGCGGATATGAATCCAATAGACAATGGAAAGGATATACTAATGCCTATGGTTTCAGTTTCCATTCCCATTTTTAATAATCGGTATAAATCTATTTCAAGGCAAAATGACTTGCGCCAACAAGAAATCGAGACTCAAAAAGCACAACGATTGAATGTTTTGGAATCCGCTTTCGCAAAAGCAATATCGCAACGCAACCAAGCACGAATAGCATATAATACACAAGAGAACAATCTGAAACAAGCAGAAGATGCTGAAGAAATTCTCATTAAAAACTATGAAACGGGCTCCATTGATTTTAATGATGTGCTGGATATCCAAGAGTTACAGCTCAAATTTCAGTTAAATCAAGTGGAATCGATACAGAAGCATTACACACAATCTGCAATTGTTAATTACCTAATCAACTAA
- a CDS encoding helix-turn-helix domain-containing protein has translation MEKKLFIKNMVCNRCIKAIESDVEKLGIHLKHIELGSIIYEEKSIDDFENIKNVLENNGFIILLAQDQQLVEQIKIELIKLLQKLPLQLEKTLSKYLESTMSIEYSKISKIFSFNESITIEKYFIKLKIEKVKELIHLQENNFTEISQLLDYSNVNHLSRLFKNETGMSLTNYKNNQKSIRNPLDQIR, from the coding sequence ATGGAAAAGAAATTATTCATAAAAAATATGGTTTGTAATCGCTGTATTAAGGCAATCGAGAGTGATGTTGAAAAATTAGGAATTCACTTAAAACATATTGAATTGGGTTCTATTATTTACGAAGAGAAATCTATAGATGATTTTGAGAATATAAAAAATGTTTTGGAGAACAATGGATTTATAATTTTACTGGCGCAAGACCAGCAACTAGTAGAACAAATTAAAATTGAACTCATCAAGTTACTGCAAAAACTGCCTTTGCAATTGGAAAAAACTCTCTCTAAATATTTAGAAAGCACGATGAGTATCGAGTACTCAAAAATCAGTAAGATTTTTTCATTTAATGAAAGTATAACTATAGAAAAATACTTTATCAAGTTAAAAATAGAAAAAGTAAAAGAATTGATACATTTACAAGAAAACAACTTTACAGAAATTTCACAACTACTTGATTATAGCAATGTCAATCATTTAAGTAGGCTATTTAAGAATGAAACTGGTATGAGTTTGACTAATTATAAGAATAATCAAAAAAGTATTAGAAACCCTTTAGATCAAATAAGGTAG
- a CDS encoding multicopper oxidase domain-containing protein, producing the protein MKTKIILLFLVGLTTGVYAQDTQGNIDNLPVREHTITLREATVNKAGKDVMGMTVNGTIPGPTLEFTEGEYAVIYVKNEMSVETSVHWHGLLLPNFYDGVPYLNTPPIEPGHTQKYEFPIKQSGTYWYHSHTMLQEQSGVYGSIVIQPKEKVLDYDKELVLVLSDWTNEKPMNVLRNLKRGNEWYGIKKGTATPLNQVIARGAFGAQLDFWRQRMEGADIADVYYPAFLINGEETIEYPEFKPGEKIRLRMINGGASTSFWMTFGGEAPVLVSSDGLDVVPVERNKTFIGVAETYDFIVTVPKEGKMEFRITAQDGSGTASAFIGNGTILPAMDVARPDKIGMMQKMAKMDMKMGAHALKFQPGKDERFEMKEEYGMQMDKMEGMKMDGEMKMDHSKMEMPKDSMRMDHSKMKGMKMDHSKMSGMDMNKPKDTTEMGKMDHSNMAGMDMKKDKTMSGMKMEGMDLFAEYNYDYLKSPNKTTYDKDVPVKEILLNLTGNMNRYIWSMNGVPLSEADNIKINNKEVTRITFNNLTMMHHPMHLHGHFFRVINENGEYSPLKHTVNVPPMQKMTIEFYGNNGDEAGDWFFHCHILYHMMGGMARVVSYDTPRDPRMDEFPASKIIEETDLWYTWGLADAASHTTGFIFTASNIRNQFNASFEYGWNQNLEGEFTYERYLHDYLRVFGGVNIENSTRDSLDEFSTTAVVGVRYLTPYLFNLDVRVDNKLRPRIGVGRSIMIFPKLSLFGYYEYQIDLGFVDDLPMNKDFTSETVWSAGAEYMLSRNFSLMGSYDNRFGAGGGLSVRF; encoded by the coding sequence ATGAAAACTAAAATAATATTGTTGTTTTTGGTTGGGTTAACTACAGGTGTTTATGCACAAGACACACAAGGAAATATAGATAACCTTCCAGTAAGAGAACACACTATTACCTTACGTGAGGCTACGGTAAATAAAGCAGGGAAAGACGTTATGGGAATGACCGTTAACGGAACAATTCCTGGTCCTACCTTAGAATTTACAGAAGGGGAATATGCGGTAATATATGTAAAAAATGAAATGAGTGTAGAAACCTCAGTGCATTGGCACGGACTTTTACTTCCAAACTTTTACGATGGTGTACCGTACTTAAACACACCACCTATAGAGCCAGGACATACACAGAAATACGAATTTCCTATCAAACAATCTGGAACCTATTGGTACCATTCCCATACAATGTTACAAGAACAAAGTGGTGTTTATGGGTCAATAGTAATTCAGCCTAAAGAAAAAGTGTTGGATTATGATAAGGAATTGGTGTTGGTATTATCTGATTGGACAAATGAAAAGCCAATGAATGTACTGCGTAATTTAAAACGTGGCAACGAATGGTATGGTATTAAAAAAGGAACAGCTACACCACTTAACCAAGTAATTGCACGTGGCGCTTTTGGTGCACAATTAGATTTTTGGAGACAGCGTATGGAAGGTGCAGATATAGCAGATGTATACTATCCGGCATTTTTGATTAATGGAGAAGAAACAATTGAGTACCCAGAATTTAAACCTGGCGAAAAAATTCGATTGAGAATGATTAATGGAGGAGCTTCTACCTCTTTTTGGATGACTTTTGGCGGGGAAGCGCCTGTACTGGTTTCTTCAGATGGATTAGATGTGGTTCCTGTCGAAAGAAATAAAACTTTTATAGGAGTAGCCGAAACGTATGATTTTATTGTCACGGTACCAAAAGAAGGTAAGATGGAATTTAGAATTACTGCACAAGATGGTTCTGGTACAGCCTCTGCTTTTATAGGTAATGGTACAATTTTACCTGCAATGGATGTTGCTCGACCAGATAAAATCGGGATGATGCAGAAAATGGCTAAAATGGATATGAAAATGGGTGCACACGCCTTAAAATTTCAGCCAGGTAAGGATGAGCGTTTTGAGATGAAAGAGGAATACGGGATGCAGATGGATAAAATGGAAGGAATGAAAATGGATGGAGAGATGAAAATGGATCATTCTAAAATGGAAATGCCTAAAGACTCTATGCGAATGGATCATTCTAAAATGAAAGGTATGAAGATGGATCATTCAAAAATGTCTGGAATGGATATGAATAAGCCAAAAGATACTACAGAAATGGGTAAGATGGACCATTCTAATATGGCAGGAATGGATATGAAGAAAGACAAAACAATGTCTGGAATGAAGATGGAAGGAATGGATCTATTTGCCGAATACAATTATGATTATTTGAAATCGCCCAACAAAACAACATACGACAAAGATGTTCCCGTTAAGGAAATATTACTAAATCTTACTGGTAATATGAATCGTTACATCTGGAGTATGAATGGTGTACCATTATCTGAGGCGGATAATATTAAAATAAATAATAAGGAAGTAACGCGCATTACATTCAATAACCTGACGATGATGCACCACCCAATGCACTTGCACGGTCACTTTTTTAGAGTAATTAATGAAAATGGAGAATACTCGCCATTAAAGCACACGGTAAATGTGCCACCAATGCAAAAAATGACCATAGAATTTTATGGAAATAATGGCGATGAGGCTGGAGACTGGTTTTTCCATTGCCACATTTTATATCATATGATGGGTGGTATGGCGCGAGTCGTATCTTATGATACACCAAGAGACCCAAGAATGGATGAATTTCCGGCTTCTAAAATTATTGAAGAAACTGATTTATGGTACACGTGGGGATTAGCAGATGCCGCATCACATACTACTGGTTTTATTTTTACAGCATCTAATATAAGAAATCAATTTAATGCTTCTTTTGAATATGGTTGGAACCAGAATCTGGAAGGAGAATTCACTTATGAACGCTACTTGCACGATTATTTGAGAGTTTTTGGAGGAGTTAATATTGAGAATTCAACACGTGATAGCTTAGATGAATTTAGTACCACAGCAGTTGTTGGAGTTAGATATTTAACACCTTATTTATTCAATTTAGATGTGCGTGTTGATAATAAATTAAGACCAAGAATTGGTGTAGGCCGTAGTATAATGATATTCCCTAAACTGTCTTTATTTGGTTACTATGAATACCAAATAGATTTAGGTTTCGTAGATGACCTACCTATGAATAAAGACTTTACTTCAGAAACAGTATGGAGTGCAGGAGCCGAATATATGCTATCTAGAAATTTCTCGCTAATGGGAAGTTATGATAACCGCTTTGGAGCTGGCGGAG